A genome region from Lactobacillus sp. ESL0791 includes the following:
- a CDS encoding helix-turn-helix domain-containing protein — MKHIGENIKDIRLSRKLKQTDLADHLFTRTAISKIEHNSQKPSYEDCIQLITRLGVSPTEFEYIRNNYSFTPKQEIIYCFINVAYSTQTTIINKLLEKCSLLDRDPDIARIEKILLAFKTGKEQIGLTKAKKIIMPLWHDYYSKIDTWTILDLYTLNMIFFIFDNETMNQISNKAIKMIETDYPFLKSLETSFLLNKAIIFIRAKDFTEALAALNKALPLCNETLRYDKLAITKFRIAICNKDKKEALHYLKVLEEMGATELVENFALELKMFDYLFA; from the coding sequence ATGAAACACATTGGAGAAAATATTAAAGACATTAGACTTTCTCGTAAACTTAAACAGACTGATTTAGCAGATCACTTATTTACCAGAACCGCTATTTCTAAAATTGAACATAATAGTCAAAAACCATCTTATGAAGACTGTATTCAACTGATTACTCGACTTGGTGTCTCACCTACAGAATTTGAATACATTAGAAATAATTATTCTTTTACCCCTAAGCAAGAGATTATTTATTGCTTTATTAATGTTGCTTATAGCACACAAACCACTATTATTAATAAACTTCTTGAAAAATGTTCATTGCTTGATCGCGATCCTGACATTGCAAGAATTGAAAAAATTTTACTAGCATTTAAAACCGGAAAAGAACAAATAGGTCTAACTAAAGCTAAAAAAATAATCATGCCACTTTGGCACGACTATTATTCTAAAATTGACACTTGGACAATCTTGGATCTATACACGCTTAACATGATTTTCTTTATCTTTGATAATGAAACAATGAACCAAATATCAAACAAAGCAATCAAAATGATTGAAACTGATTATCCCTTCCTAAAATCATTAGAAACCAGCTTTTTATTGAACAAAGCGATTATATTCATACGTGCAAAGGACTTTACTGAGGCGCTTGCAGCACTGAACAAAGCTCTGCCCCTGTGCAATGAAACTCTCCGATATGACAAGCTGGCAATTACCAAATTCAGAATTGCAATCTGTAACAAGGATAAAAAGGAAGCCCTGCATTATTTAAAAGTCCTAGAAGAAATGGGTGCTACAGAATTAGTAGAAAATTTTGCGCTTGAACTGAAAATGTTTGATTATTTATTTGCATGA